The Sphingomonas sp. HF-S4 sequence TCAGGCTTCAAGTTGAGCTTGCTGATCGCGATCACCATCGCGACGCGCTGATCGACATCGGTGCCGGTGATCACCGCGCTGTTGACGATCGCGGTCGGCTTACGAATGTTCGGATCGGACTTGCCGAAGAGCTGGAAGTTCTTGGGGATATCCAGGCCGGTCTGCGGAACCTGCTGATCGGGCACGGTCTGCGCGATCGCGATCGACGCGACTCCCGCCAAGCCGAGCGCCAGAATAGTCTTGCGGCCGAAGCGCGCCGCCGTTGCAACACCGATGTTCACGTGGAGCCGTACCCTCATCCATCCCGGGAGATCGTGGCGCATACTCGCCAATTGTGCCTGAACCAAGGCTGACGGAAGCTACGCCCCGCCGCGCGCCACGCTAGCGCCCCAGATTCTTGAACGCCAGCGACAAAAGATAGGCGTTGCCGCGTTGCGCGTCGCCGGTGGTCGAATAATAGCGCTTCCAGGTCACGCCCAGGCGGAGGCAGTCATCCTCATAGGTGATTCCGAGCCGGTGGCGCAGCGGCTCGAATCCGTCGGCCTGCGACAGCGGATCCTCCTCCGCATTGGTCAGGTCGATCAACGCCGCGCCCGAGACCGACCAGAAGCGCGCGATCTGCACGCGGCCAGCGACGCGCGCCTCCTCGCGGTCCTGCAGATCTTCGAGCGTCCCGCCGATGTTGCGGTCGAGCCGAAGATAGCCGAGCTGCACATAGGTGCTGCGCGAGCCGACCGTTGCGTCGATCTCGTTGCGACGGATCGCGAGGTTATCCTTGTCGAGCCGGTAGCGGTGGGTGAAGGCAAGGAAGTCGCGGAAGCGCACCACTGTGCGGCCGACGATGTCGGAGACACGATCGGTGAGCCCGGTGCCGTCGGGGAAGATCGTCGGCCGCGAGTCCAGGCGGTAGCTCTGCCCGACATTGGCGTCCACGCTGAACCCCGGCAAATACAGCGAATAGTCGACGCCCCAGGTGAAGCGCGTCGAATCCTCGAACCGGTCGTATCCCGGGAAGCGATTGAGCGCGAACAGGTTAGAATCCTCGAGATCCACCGCGCGCGCATCCTCGTTGGGGACGGCGAGGTTCTCCAGCCTAGGCGCGGCGACGACCTGGAAGCGCGGCGTGATGCGCTGGGTGCCGCCGAACATCGCGCCGATCAGCGGCCATTTGACGTCGACCGCCGCAGCGGCGACCCCACGGAACTGGAAGCCCTCGTCGCCGCGATAGCTTGGGATCGACGTGGTGAGCGTGTCATGGGTGTTATAGGCGTCGGCGCGGCCATAGGCGGTGAAGGTCACTTCCTGGCCCCAGGCGGTGAGCCTGCGCAGGTCCCAGCGGGCGCTGGCGAATGCACGCTGCGAATCCTGCCCGTCGGTGCGTGCGATGCCGAGCGTGTTGAGCTGGAACTCGAAGCGACCGCCGAGCAGCCCGTCATCCATTCGCCGGCGATAATCGAGCTCGGGGAGTACGATCGGCTGGAGGCCCTGGCGCTCCCCGACCCTCAGCGTCTGCACTGCCCAGGCATTGATCGAAAAATAGCTGTCGGGATCGATCCGTTCGACGCGGACATTGTTGCGCAGCCGGTCGTCGCGCGAGATGTCGTAGCGGCGCAGGAAGGTGCGGTCGCTGGCGACGCGGAACGAGGCGTTTGCGCTCCATTCGGGCGAGAGCTGGAAGCGGCCGACCGCGTCGATATAGCCGCGGAAATTGTTGCTCGAGGTCTCGGGAGTGACCGGCACCGTCAGGTCATCGGCGCGGCGGCTGTACGTGCCATAGGCCGTTACGCGATAGGCGCCGAAGCTTTCGAGCGCACGATACTCGCCCTGGAGCATCGGCAGCGCATCGGTGAACACGCGCGGGGTGATCGTCAGGTCGCGATTGGGCGCGAAGCTGAAATAATAGGGCAAGGCGACCTGGAAGCCGTTGGTGCGGTCCAGCCGCACGTCGGGAGTCAGGAAACCGTCGTCGCTGGTGCCGCCGACGGGGTGCGAGAAGGCGGGGAGCGGGATCGTCGCGAAGCCGAACACCGAGATGCGCGCACCGGTATAGCGGATGCGCTTCTTGGTGGGATCATAGACCACGCGGCGCGCGGTGATCTTCCACGACGGTTCCTTCGGACAGCCTTCCGAATCGACCACTGCGCAGGGGGTGTAGGCAGCGTTCTCGACGGTGATGACGCCGTTGGTGCGATTGCCGCGCAGCGCGGCGATCCGGCCGCCGGCTTCGAGCACCACGAGCATGTTCTCGACGGCGCCGTCCTTCAAGGTGTCGGTCAGCTCGATGCGGTCGCCATAAGCGGCGTCGCCCTCGGGATTGACGATGACGATATTACCCTCGGCGACGACCTGGCCGGTGGTGCGGTTCCAGACGACGCGATCGGCGCGCAGCCGGTCGCTGCGGCGATTGAGGCGGACATCGCCGGCGGCTGTGACGATATCCTTCTCATAATCGTATTCGAGTTCGTTCGCGGTGAACTGGACCTCGTCGGGGTTGGCCGAGGTCGATTCGGTCGAGGGGGGCGGGGGCGCGACGGGGCGGTCCTGCAGCTCGGGGCTCGGCACCGACTGCGAGAGATCGGGCTGGCTGGCCGGCGCCTCCCTCGGCTCGACGGTCTGCTGCGCGCGCGCCTGGGCGGCAAGGCACAGACCCAGCGCGGCCGACAGCATGAGCAGCTTGCGCGTAACGACGATTCCCACCTTTGACTTCACTCCCGGCACGCGGCGGCCTCCGCCCTATCCCAGCGGTTGCGGCATCGCAACGTCACGTGCGTTTGCCCGAACGCACGGAACCGCTAACAGGAGCCATGCAGGTCGATTTCTATCATCTTACCCAATTACCACTGGAACGCGCGCTGCCCCAGATCGCCGACAAGGTGCTCGCCAGCGGCGGGCGGCTGCTGATCGTCGCCGCGGAAGCCGGACAGCGCTCGAAGCTCGACCAGCTGCTATGGACCTGGTCTGCCGAGAGCTTCCTGCCGCATGGCGAGGCGGGCGGGCTCGACGATGCGCGCCAGCCGGTGTTGATTGCGGGCACCCCCGAGGCGGCGAACGGCGCGCGCAACATCGCGCTGGTCGACGGCGTGTGGCGCGAAGAAGCCCTAGGGTTCGACCGGGCGTTTCACTTCTTTGACGAGGAGCGGATCGGCGAGGCACGGGCGGCGTGGAAGGGGCTGGCCGAACGCGAGGGGGTGACCCGGAACTATTGGAAGCAGAACGACAACGGGCGCTGGGAGAAGGCGGCCTGAGTGCTGAGTAATGCCTGGTCCCCTCTCCGACGCTCCGGCCTTCGCCGGAGCACCGTATAAGGAAAGGCGCGCGTACAATCCGAACGGCACCCCCGCTTGCATCCGAGACGCGCCGGGACTAGGGAGCCGCGACTTTCCACAACACCAATAGCAGGAGCCGCA is a genomic window containing:
- a CDS encoding LPS-assembly protein LptD, with amino-acid sequence MLSAALGLCLAAQARAQQTVEPREAPASQPDLSQSVPSPELQDRPVAPPPPSTESTSANPDEVQFTANELEYDYEKDIVTAAGDVRLNRRSDRLRADRVVWNRTTGQVVAEGNIVIVNPEGDAAYGDRIELTDTLKDGAVENMLVVLEAGGRIAALRGNRTNGVITVENAAYTPCAVVDSEGCPKEPSWKITARRVVYDPTKKRIRYTGARISVFGFATIPLPAFSHPVGGTSDDGFLTPDVRLDRTNGFQVALPYYFSFAPNRDLTITPRVFTDALPMLQGEYRALESFGAYRVTAYGTYSRRADDLTVPVTPETSSNNFRGYIDAVGRFQLSPEWSANASFRVASDRTFLRRYDISRDDRLRNNVRVERIDPDSYFSINAWAVQTLRVGERQGLQPIVLPELDYRRRMDDGLLGGRFEFQLNTLGIARTDGQDSQRAFASARWDLRRLTAWGQEVTFTAYGRADAYNTHDTLTTSIPSYRGDEGFQFRGVAAAAVDVKWPLIGAMFGGTQRITPRFQVVAAPRLENLAVPNEDARAVDLEDSNLFALNRFPGYDRFEDSTRFTWGVDYSLYLPGFSVDANVGQSYRLDSRPTIFPDGTGLTDRVSDIVGRTVVRFRDFLAFTHRYRLDKDNLAIRRNEIDATVGSRSTYVQLGYLRLDRNIGGTLEDLQDREEARVAGRVQIARFWSVSGAALIDLTNAEEDPLSQADGFEPLRHRLGITYEDDCLRLGVTWKRYYSTTGDAQRGNAYLLSLAFKNLGR
- a CDS encoding DNA polymerase III subunit chi; translated protein: MQVDFYHLTQLPLERALPQIADKVLASGGRLLIVAAEAGQRSKLDQLLWTWSAESFLPHGEAGGLDDARQPVLIAGTPEAANGARNIALVDGVWREEALGFDRAFHFFDEERIGEARAAWKGLAEREGVTRNYWKQNDNGRWEKAA